GGCATTTATGTTGCCAGCACGGTATACTCACAGGATGGTAACAGCAGCCTCGGCTTTATCCGCAAGCTGGTGCTCGATAATGATAACCTCATTATTGATGACGGCGAGGATAATACCCGGGATATGGGCGCCTGGACCGCCAGCTATGAGACTTCATTACACGAAGACCCGCCGGCAATAAAAACAGGTAGAGGCTCCGGCTCAACCCCCGCGCTGATGCAGGTTGGCGACGAACTGCTGGTGGTGATAACAGATGGCGCCAAGCAAATGAATATTGCCGCTTTCTGGGCATTACCAACCGACGCCGAACTCGAAAGCGAAGGCTATGCGGGCCGCGAAGCAGGAAAACGAGCCGTGACATGCGGTTTAAGCAATCCGACAAGCCGCTGGATACAATCGGAACAATCTGTCGTAGTTCATGACCGTTACGCCTTTGTGGTCAATAACCTCTCTGAGGGTCTCAATGACCTGCCCCCCGACGCTTTACACCAAAAATCAAACAGCCTGCTACAGGTATGCCTGGTTGGCCCTTCGTTCGAAGCCCCAACAGGCGCAGAAAAGCTGATGTGGAATGAAACCACCACAACAGATTATCCCGGTTATCAAGCGGGAGACCCGGAAAAAAGAACAGGCGAATGGTCAAGCATATGGACCCGGGATGACGTGGCATCAACCAGTATGGTGCCGATCTACAGCGGCCGCAGCAACCGGGTATTCATCAGCGGCTGGGAAGGCGGACTGTACGGCGAACCGGGAGCCGGTTGGGTATTGCGGGGCCTGGACTGGCGAGACGGCGAACCCGGTGATGACTATGTTCTCAACTTCGGCAGCTCTATGCTGGGTAACGGCGCTTATTCTCTATCGCAATTCCTGTCCGACGGTTCGCTGGTATTAAATTCCATTGTCGGCCCTATTAAAGTTACCGATACCTGATTTAGTTACGCTAAATACCAGGTGCATTAAAAGTATTCAGGGCAAACTGTCCTGAATGCTTTCATGAGAATTTTGGCTACTCAAGAATGGAAAAAGCTAAAAAACACTATCCATACCCCTGCCCGCGTACAAGCTTAGTGTTCCCGGCAAAGTCAGACAGTTAGATTTATATTTCATTTTATTCCCTTAAGATTGCCTTTCACCCGGTCAAATTAACCCAAAAAGCTTAATCTCCGGCGTTCAACTGAATAATAGAAGCAGGCAGGTAAACCAGTCCCTAACCAAGGGAGATTATAGATAAAAAGGGCCATAGGCAATTGCCACTCAGGTACGCTTATTTTCAACGATATTTACGCCTCAGATGATGATTTTAACTTTTTATTTTTCATAGCGTTAAAAACAGCTGTACAGCAAACAATACAGTATCAACAATTCACACCAAAACTAAATACAGTTTCAGCAGGATTTATCCGGTGTTTTGTACTATTACTAAGGGGATCATTTCGATTTCACCAACAACCAACGGAGGTATTTTCTTTTCATTCACAACTTTACATTCACGACTAAAGCGAATAAACAGCAATGGCTTAACCGGCCAGGCACAGATTAACAACGAGGCGCTGCCTCCGAGTGTAGCACCACTCAGAGACAGCTGACCACAACAGATACAAACATAGAGGAGTATCTATCATGGCTAAACCTTATGATATGCCAGAGTTTCACTCGGTTAAAGTTTCTTTAACAGAAAATATACCTGCTCCGCCCCCAACCCCGCAATATCCGCCGGAAACTACTGCAATAAGGGCAATAAATGCAACTTCTGACGGCTTTACCGGTTGCTACATGCAGTTAACTATCAAAGGAGGACAGGCTCATGTCTGAATCAAACGAACTTCCCCTTGATGATGCTGCCGGCAGAAAGCAGATGTCGGGTGAATTTCTCGACCTATGCGACGATTTTATCAAATTCAGTGAAGAATGCGCCTTTCTCTTCGATGCCTTCACCGCGGTTACCCGCGAACCCGAATGCATCACAGAAGACACCAGTGAAGGTATCCGCCATATTAACTTTTGGCTGAAGTATCAGGTCATCGGCTACCGGGAGAAAATAGACAGGCAGCGGATGTTCTGGACTGCGTTTAACCGTAAGCTGTGATTGTTAAATAAGGCTTACATGAAAAAGAACCGGGTAAGTTAACAACGCTGGTAACTTACCCGGTTCTCAATAAACAATTTTTACGGTTAGTGTTCCGTTGATTTGTCCGACTATGCCCTCTGCCTTTTCCAACTATGTTTGCGTACCTATACTCGCAAGATGCTGCTGCATGAGTTAGGTATCCACTGAAACTCACACATTTTCACGCTATTGCCAGGGTCAACACTAGCCAGCAATGGTTATTCCTGCCGTGACCAAAGCAAAAAGTCCGGCTCTTTCGAATCGGACTTCTGACGTGTAAGGGCAAACTCAAGGCATGCTTAAATAGAATTTCCCCTAAACAGGACTCATATACTGTGAGAATAGTTTGACGACTTCTTTGACTGCGGGCATCAGCAAAGTCTCTGGCTTAGCCAAACAATTACAGTGCCACTGAACTTCGAGAGGAAACTCAACTTTAACCAAAGTGCCATTGTCTATTTCTGTTTGAAACAAAGATTCCGGGCCAATGGTGATATAGTCGGAATTAGCGACAACGGTTTTAGCCATAGCATAGTTTTCGCACATGATATCAGGTTTAATTTCTCCGGCTTTTTTGAAATTTTTGATCTTATCCCCCATTTTCTTAGGCATGCTAGGAGAGACAAAGCGATAATGTTTCAAGTCCTCAAGGGTAACTTTAGCCTGTTTAGCAATAACATGACCGGTACGAACAACCATCACTAGTTTTTCCGTCGCCTCTAATACGACAACAAAATCTTCAGGAACCTCTTCAGCCAGAAAAGGACCAATGGCTAAATCTATTTGACTTGTTTTAAGTTGATTAACCAATACATCATCTGATTCCGTAGCAAACAAAACCTTAAATTGATAATTGCTTTCAGCAAAATCGAGCAACACCTTAGGTAAAAAGAGTTGCTCTACTATTGGCCCCACACCTATACGGATCTGACCGCCGACCATATTAGCCATGAGTTCGAGCTGGCGTTCAATAATATGCAATTGCGTTATTAAACCTTCACCTTCTCTGAGTAAGAACCTGGCAGCTTCCGTCGCTACCATTCCCACACTCTGTCGATCGAACAGCGCCATTTTTATCTTGTGTTCCAGGCGACTGATTTTTTTGCTCAATGTCGGTTGCGACATATGCAAGACTTCGGCTGCACGATTAATACTGCCTACTTCGGTGACAACTTTGACCAGGTGTATGTCGGAAATATCGATCATGTTTAATTCCTTAGGTGAAGCCCGTTTACTGTGCAATAAATTCGAAGTTGCCTGACCTGGCTGCACTAACCCGAACACTCAGTTTCATATAAAATACAAACGGTAATTAAGCGTTCAGAATGACTTAAAAAATTAGGGCGAAATATATCACAAACCGCGAAGAATTAGGGCATAAAAATCAACCACTTTATACACTTAGGCAGCCAGTGGCATTATAGCCGGAACCAGAACTCCAAAAAGCTTTTCTTAGGGCCTGTTTATCTTTGGAGGGGATAGAGATTTTTGAGCGGTTTTTTCCTGTGCCTAGTAGAAAGTCAAGACAGAAAAATGGACGTGTAGTTGTTCTACATGACATTTTTCTAACGCCGATAGGAGGAAAAACAGCCAAAAAGATCATTCACGGCCAAAGATAAACAGGCTCTAGTATCAGCGCAAGTTATTTTCTCTAAGCCAAAACAACAAACCCCGGTAAAAACCAGGGTTTGTCAGTACGCTAGACTTAGCCGCTATAGCGAGCAATCCTTGTTAAAGAAATACCGCACTTCGTAATCTTCACACCGCTCGCCGCCATTATCGGCAATTTTACAAACAAATCCGTTATTGATATCGGGATCGCCAAAGATGTCGCCGGTAAGACTTGAGTCAAGCTTGGTGCCAACAACCCGGGCAAAGTAACCAACAACATCGGAATATTTGCAGCTAGCCGATAGATGTCCGCGATTTATAAGGGAAGTTACTTCTTCCCCGTCCGCTGTACCGCCGGGATTATCGGTATCAAGCCAACCGGTATCGTAATACTCCTCTGCCATAATAATATCGCCATCAAGCGTATATATACCCAGTGATTTAATTACATCGCCGTGGGTGCCATGAAAGCCAAACAAACCGCCATCGCCTGCACCAGCTACATGTGCAGTTCCGGAACATTTACCTATTTCCACTGCGTTACCTTTGTTGGTATAGGCCAATAGCCGGGTGATTCTATCTTCAGAATCATCGTAACAGTAAGATATACCGTGAAGGTATTCACCACTTTGGGTATTCAGGGTCAAGCTATCGGAACTGCCGCCTTTGCCATTTTTTCCATAAAATTCACACAACTCGTTAGTGTCGGCCGTAGCGGGTGAAATAGTTTGTGTAAACCCGTAGCAAACCTCAATGGAGTCGAGATATCCACTACTGCCGGCAGTAAGTGCTACCGATTTCACATTGATATTATTAACCAGCAGTTTCCTATGGAGGATATTAATGGCATCAAATGCATCGCCGCCCTCTGTAAAACCCTTGGCTTCAACCTTGGCAACTGCCTTGGTTTTATAGTCGTTGGCATTTTGGTTCGAAAGCCAAATGCCATCGATAACTTTAAAGTAATTTACCCATGCCGAGCCGGATTCAACCTTCTCCCGCAGCTCTGCATTTTCTCTGGCATTATAAGGCATAGCAAAAGTGTACCCTTCGCCTTTTGACTCACAAACTTCAAAGCCGTTTTCCCAGGCTCCTTTGTCACCCGCAAGTAACCACTGTCTATCTTCATTAACACAAACATATTGCTTACTGGTTGAACAGTCCGCGGAAAAAATGCGACCATCTTCAACATAGGCGCACCCCTTGGTATCTGTAAGGGGTTCGCTATTCCATGACCAGACATAATCTTTAATTTGTATCGCATAGGCAAGATCGATCAGCGGCGTATCAATGTCGGTATCATTGGCTTCTACCAGTGCTGCTTCCAAAATCTGCGCGCCACATTCCGCTATCTCTTGTACGGATGCTCCCGATAGCCAAATCTTATCGGCGGTGTATTCATGGCTAGAATCCAGTGCCACATTTAAATTTCCCAGCTCATAATTTTCTGAGAATGTATCACAGCTACTCGCTTTTCCTTGTTCATAGGCTTGGCTTGCCTTATGCCCCCCGGCAGCATCGAGCTTATCCGCTCCTATCCATACCCATTCCCGATAATCAGCTTTCCCATGGTAATTACAAAGGTCTTTGTCTCTTGGGATTTGCGTGATGACAATAAGATTTTTTCCGGCTGCAAGAACATCCTCCTTGGTGAGCGACTGTACCGGTAAGGACGCACATTCATCATGACCATAACCCCAATCTTCCGGTTTAAAAACAATATCGCCAACTTTGTTCTCTATTTTATCGGCAACCCGCTCACGAAAGTCTTTACCATTATGCGGATACTTGGAGTCATACACTTCCAACTTAAGCATGATCACGTCATGGGGGTTATCTTCAATGTAACTCTCAATTTGCTCTAATCCACTAGTAAAGGGTTTGGCATCAGCATTACAAATTGCCCATTCTTTAGCCCCTAAGTGACACATCATCACAGAAGAGAAGTCAGTAGATTCCGGATAAACATCAAATTCCATCAGCCGAATACCCCGCTCCATGAGTTTTTTGGGCTCATACCACTGATTTACATCATTGTAGTCGCCATCCCATTGCTTGGAAGCATAAGCATTGTGGGCACCTGCCCATAGTGTTTTTGAAAGAGGCGCTTTAGCATCGATAGTGCCCTGCAACTTTAGGCGTGTTACCTGCTCATCGCCCGTGTTAACTTCCGACACTGCCGGCGCTGCAACCCCACCTAAAAAAACAGCACCTATTAATACGCTAGCCAGATTGCCAATTTTTCCCGGTACTAAACTACCAATATATTTGTTCATTTATTCTTTAATTCCTATACGTCATTTTTCAAAGCTTAAGGCGATCCCTGTCTTTCGTTCTTTCGGTTATCAACCTGATAAGACTCCACCGAGAGCGGCTTATCTTTTGAATCCTCATCAGCCAGATTTGCTTCAAATTCAAAGCTTTTCGACAGCTGCCATCACCCCCTGTTACCTCATGCCACGTCCCGTGGCATATCAGCATGCAGACGATACACAAACGCATCTGTTGTTAGAATTGAAAGTTTTTTCTACCCCTGCGAAACGATTTTCATACCCCCCATGCTCCGGAGCTCCAGACACTTCATCATAAATAACAATTGTCGTGGCACTTTTACGACCTGAAATTTGTTGTTCGGTACTAAATGGTTTATCTTTTTTGTACAAAAGATCAGTAGCTAGGCTTCGCCTTCCAGAGTGACTTGAAACTCATTAATATAAGCCCATTTGCGCATCATTTTGCGGATGTGATCCTGAAGGATATTTAGGCGCTATAAGCTCCGTCTTTTGGCTCAAAATAAGAAGGGAGAATAGTTTAAGATTTTCACCGTTATCAATTCGGTGATTCAGATAGCTTTTTATAGCAATCTAGAGAAAACTATCTTTCTCATCGCTATGTAGCTCCAAAGTGTTTTGAAATAACTTAGCTGAATTCAATTCGCCTGATTAAGTGTGCTTACCCAGACGCATACTTTTCTACCGCCTCTTTTGCTTCTTTAATACAAATTTGGAGATCCCAAAATTGAATTATCAAAAGACTGACACTTGCATGTATTAACTTTGAATATCCAAATATTCTCCTTTAGCAAACCTTTACCATCTCACCCATAGGGCGAGTAAGATAGGAAAAGTGGCAATGGTTACGGGACTATAGCCAACTCTTCCTCTATAGCTACACCTAATCACAGACTGCTCACAATCAGCTCTGGCACCAAACCTTAACAATAAATAAGGTTGGAGCAACCCGGGAAGATTAGGTGTTATCAGTTTTTATCAGTAATTAAACCTAAATGACGACACCTTGTCGTTAAAGCCTTGAGATTTAAGGTTTAACTCCCGAAGATAACCCGTCCCGGTCAGGAGTTTCGTTTTCCCCCGATAATCCGAATCTTCATATAACGTGGCCGAATACCCCGCCGGCAGGCAATACCTCACATATGAGCTTTTATCACCAAAACCATCGATATTTCTAAAATCGCCGTAATCCCTTAACGAGCGGTCCGGGTAGTCGATAACCACGGAGCGGCCTTTATCCGAACCAGTATTTTCAAACAGCTCGACAAAGCTTTCACTGGCGCTGCTGCATGAGTTAGGTACCGCCGGAAACTCGCTCATTTTCACGCTATTGCCGGGGCCATCATTGTCGTGCTCTGCACTGTAAAAAATCAGTTCGCCATCAGAATCAACATATACGCCGCCCGCCGCCTGGAAATTGCAGTTTGCCGGACCATAGTCGTCGCAGGTAAAAACTTTGGAAGCGGCTTTACGCAAGCCGAAATGCGTACCGTCTGTGCTCGTAACCTCAAAGAGATCAAGCCGGTCGTTGCCAAAGGTAAAATTGTCGTTATAGTTGGCTACCAGATAAACACTGCCGTCGCACTGGACCACAAAATTATAGCTCTGGTAATTGCCAAACCCTCCCCCGACACTTCCGGGCTCAAAACCATTATTGCCGTATTTCCAGCTTGAAAGTTGACTAAAGGTGGCAACAGTATTGAAGTTGGCCAGCGCCGTGGCATCCGTCAGGTAAAAGTCCAGCTGCTCGCCGGTTTCCACCATCACAATAAAGCGCCCGTCCGCCCTTTTCACCAGCGCTACGGTACCGGCATTCCTGCTTGCCCTTTGTATCGTATGCGGCATTTGTACGGGCACCGCCGGATTATCAATATTATAAAACAACACCTCACTTTGCAGGTTGGACGAGTCAGAGGAAACAATGCTTTCTACCGCCACGGCAAGCGTATTACCCCATACCTGCATACCGCCGGCATGATCATATTTAGTGCCCGTCTGGCCGCTGTAGGTACGGACATACTGGTTCACTTTATCTGCCCAATACGGTGCAGTATCCTTGATGTCGCTATAACTCAACCTGTTCGAGCGAAAACGCAGCCCGTCCCCGTCTCTCGAACTCATATTAACCACGGCAATACCGCCATAGTTACTGCTGTCTTTACTGCGGGACACGTACATATATTTGTCCTGACCAACACGGTGAACTCGCTGGACACCTTGCCAATGGTGCGTCAGCGACACGTCCGGTGCCACGCCCATGCGAAATCCCATGTCATCGCCATTCTTCCTTAACCGCTGGAAACTGTTTTCAACATTACCAACACATCTGTTGGCATTAGCATCCGAGTTATACGACACCCATCCTTTAAAAGAGGCCGCCAGCCCACTCAAACTAACACCCAGCGCCAGCACACCAGCTAAGGCCATTTTTTGACATCTAACCATTTTTATTCTTCCTATATTAAAAATGTAAACACGCAAACAGGCTCATGGCATCCGGCTCTAAAGCCGAATGGCACATAAAACTTTATTTACGGGTATTCCTTTATCGGGCAGGCAATTAAGGCTGGAAAGTATTTTACCGGGTTCTATCTAACAATGTTATCCTCGGATCTGCTACCAACATACCTCAGCCAAAACCCTATTCACCAAGGTTTGGTGGTTTTCAACCACATAAGACACTGCTATTGTTAAAAATATTTCTGTTTTATTTCTGATTAAACCGGCAAAGATAAAATATTTTCCATTCGCAGCTAAGCTCTCATGGCTGACCTAACCTCTACTTTACACTTCGGTTAAAAATCGAGGAACTAGACAAAATACAATTAACCAATTGATTTTAATTAATATAAATATTAACATTCTGCTCGGTTTATGGGCAGGTTTTGGATCGCGCTTCGCGATCAGTGAAAAAAATGTCCGAAAGGATTGCCTTTTAGGAGACGATTTATACGGTTCCTAATGTTCCCTCAGGAGTGCATAAGAGTGCCCATAAACCCCTTTAATAAATGGAAGTATATGCGAAAACTCAATTCCCTAGCCCAAATCACTACAAAAGCTGAATTAGCTGCATTATTAGGAATAAAAACATCATTTCTTACTCATTGTTTATATGTTATTAAGCCTGCTAATCAATATACTCAGTTTAAAATAGCTAAAAAAAATGGGGGAGAGAGAACGATAAACGCCCCCACCAACAGATTAAAGTCTATTCAATCTGCTCTCTCACATTTATTATTAGACTGTCTAGATGAATTAAATAGGAAAAAATATCCTGCGTCAGAACTAGCTAAGTCAAGCGCTCAACATTCACATATATTAAAAGTGAAGTGCTCAAATACTAAAACAAAGCAACCTTCTTTATCACATGGATTTGAAAGAAAACGCTCTATAATAACCAATGCGATGATGCATACAAATAAAAAAAATGTATTAAACATTGATCTTAAAGAATTTTTTAACAGCTTTAATTTTGGTCGAGTTAGGGGCTTTTTTATTAAAAATGATAACTTTAAACTCGATCCACATATAGCAACAGTTATTGCTCAAATAGCTTGTTACAACAATGAGTTACCGCAAGGTAGCCCTTGCTCGCCTGTTATTACTAATTTAATAACCCACTCTTTAGATATCAGACTCGCATTACTTGCTCAAAAACACTCTTGCACATATACAAGATATGCTGATGACATTACATTTTCGACCAGAGAGAGTATTTTCCCACCACAAATCATGCGTGAAGAAAATGGACAGTTTATTGCTGGAAAGAAATTACGTTCTGAGATCAGGCGTTCCGGT
This genomic window from Thalassomonas viridans contains:
- a CDS encoding LysR family transcriptional regulator, which produces MIDISDIHLVKVVTEVGSINRAAEVLHMSQPTLSKKISRLEHKIKMALFDRQSVGMVATEAARFLLREGEGLITQLHIIERQLELMANMVGGQIRIGVGPIVEQLFLPKVLLDFAESNYQFKVLFATESDDVLVNQLKTSQIDLAIGPFLAEEVPEDFVVVLEATEKLVMVVRTGHVIAKQAKVTLEDLKHYRFVSPSMPKKMGDKIKNFKKAGEIKPDIMCENYAMAKTVVANSDYITIGPESLFQTEIDNGTLVKVEFPLEVQWHCNCLAKPETLLMPAVKEVVKLFSQYMSPV
- a CDS encoding jacalin-like lectin is translated as MNKYIGSLVPGKIGNLASVLIGAVFLGGVAAPAVSEVNTGDEQVTRLKLQGTIDAKAPLSKTLWAGAHNAYASKQWDGDYNDVNQWYEPKKLMERGIRLMEFDVYPESTDFSSVMMCHLGAKEWAICNADAKPFTSGLEQIESYIEDNPHDVIMLKLEVYDSKYPHNGKDFRERVADKIENKVGDIVFKPEDWGYGHDECASLPVQSLTKEDVLAAGKNLIVITQIPRDKDLCNYHGKADYREWVWIGADKLDAAGGHKASQAYEQGKASSCDTFSENYELGNLNVALDSSHEYTADKIWLSGASVQEIAECGAQILEAALVEANDTDIDTPLIDLAYAIQIKDYVWSWNSEPLTDTKGCAYVEDGRIFSADCSTSKQYVCVNEDRQWLLAGDKGAWENGFEVCESKGEGYTFAMPYNARENAELREKVESGSAWVNYFKVIDGIWLSNQNANDYKTKAVAKVEAKGFTEGGDAFDAINILHRKLLVNNINVKSVALTAGSSGYLDSIEVCYGFTQTISPATADTNELCEFYGKNGKGGSSDSLTLNTQSGEYLHGISYCYDDSEDRITRLLAYTNKGNAVEIGKCSGTAHVAGAGDGGLFGFHGTHGDVIKSLGIYTLDGDIIMAEEYYDTGWLDTDNPGGTADGEEVTSLINRGHLSASCKYSDVVGYFARVVGTKLDSSLTGDIFGDPDINNGFVCKIADNGGERCEDYEVRYFFNKDCSL